A region of the Falco peregrinus isolate bFalPer1 chromosome 19, bFalPer1.pri, whole genome shotgun sequence genome:
TGAGGAGGCGGCCGATGGCTTCGAGGAGTACGTGCTGCGGCACTACGGCGGGTAAGCCGGGGCCGAGGGGTGCCAGGGAGTCCCTGGAGGggtttggggggcagggggctgagcCCTGTCACCCGATCATGAATCATGGCCCCCCCTTCTCTTGCAGCGCGGCGGGGAAGGAGCGGGGCTGGAGAGCCCCACGGCAGCACGGCACAGGGGGGTAGAACTGGGGGGGTTGTGCCGTAgtgtgctggggtggctgccccccccccccccccccccagccttcacccagcaccccccaggGAAGGGGTCCCCATTTCGGGGGTCTGGGGGCTGCCGTTGTGCCCCCCAGGGCCAGGTACCGTGGGGGCCCCAGCCAGACACACTGTGTGATGCTGTCACCGGGCAATAAAGtcactgctgggctgagctgtgcGGGGTGTGGGAAatgggggggggaaagggggtgctgggggggcagaTGGGGTGCGGGGGATTaatggtgctgggggggggcaaCAGGGTGTGGGGTGTGAAACGGTGCTGGGGGAGAaatggggtgctgggggggcaaATGTGGTGCTGAGGGGGAAcatggggggctggggggggaacgGGGGTCTGGGGGTGAAcacggggtgctggggggaatGGGGGTGCTGAGGGAAGCAGGGAGTGCTGGGGGGGAACGGTGGAGGCAGAaaggggggtgctgggggggggaaacaacGTGCTGGAGGGGAAcacggggtgctggggggaaaTGGGGTTCTGGGGCATAACAGGGTGGAGGCAGAAaggggggtgctgggtggcacagggggtgctggggggaaggCGCCGTGCCCCGCCCCAGCCGGGTTTTGGggtgcctccccctccccgcgctGTGCGGCGCTGTGCCGGCCCCGCCCTGCAGGGGGCGCTGTGAGGCGGGCACCTGCCGGGGGGGCGGAGTCAgcggcgccgcgccccgcccctccctgcCCGGGCCGTACCATCGGCTGCCCCGcggggggggagagagaagggcggggccggggcggggccggccgggcggATGGCGGCGCCGCGcgcggtgctgctgctgagcggGAAGAGGAAGTCGGGGAAGGACTTCGTGGCCGAGGAGCTCCGGAGCCGGTACCGGGGGCGGGGCCAGaacgggggggcggggccggtACCGGCAGGAGGGCCCGaagcggggcggcgggggtcGGTACCGGAGGGTGGAGCCAGTACGAGGAGGCGGGGCCagagccggggccggggctgggagGTGGGGCCGGTaccggggggcgggggccggtaccggggggggcggggccggtACCGGAGGGTGGGGAGGCCAGGACCTGCCCGGGTGGAGCCGCCCGGTGCCGCTGACCCCTCCCGTACAGGCTGGGCCCCGACATCTGCACCATCCTGCGCCTCTCCGGGCCCCTCAAGGAGCAGTATGCCAAGGTACCGCCGCCCTGCCGCGCCCTGCCACACCACGCCACGCCACACCGTGCTGTGCCACGCTACACCACGCTGAGCCCTGCCAGAACATGTCCCACACCATGCCGTCCCACGCCGTGCTgagctgtgccatgctgtgccattcCACGCTGCACCACGCAGAGCCACGCTGTGCCGTGCCACGCTGCGCTATGCCGTGCCATACCATGCTCTGCCATGCTGCGCCATATCATGCCATGCCGTGCTTACCTGTGCCATGCCACACCACGCCATGCTGTGCTGAGCCATGGCACGCTGCACCAAGCCGTGCCACGCCGTGCCGCACTATGCCGTGCCACACCGTGCTCTGCCATGCTGCACCATTTCTTGCCATTCCATGCTGCGCTTAACTGTGCCGTGCTGCACCAAGCGTGCCATgccgtgctgtgctgtgctacGCCACATTACACCGTGCTGTGCTGCGCCACGGCGTGCTGCAccatgccatgccgtgccatgccatgctgcgCTGTGCCACACTGcaccatgctgtgccatgctgtgctgtccatgccatgccatgccatgctgcgCTGTGCCACACTGTGCCGTGCTGTGCTATGCTGTGCCGCATCATGCCATGCCGTCCATACCGTGCTGTGCCATGCGGTGCCCGCTGACCTCCTCTTCCCGCAGGAGCATGGCCTGGATTTCCAGCGGCTCCTGGACGCCAGTGCCTACAAGGAGCTGTACCGGCAGGACATGATCCGCTGGGGCGAGGAGAGGCGCCACGCCGACCCCGGCTTCTTCTGCAGGATGGCAGTGGCGGGGGCAGCGCAGCCAGTGTGGGTGAGCTGGGGGGTCCGTGGGGGGCCAGGGGCACGGGGTGGGCACTGACGGCACCTTCACACAGGTGGTGAGCGACACGCGGCGCCTCTCGGATGTGGAGTGGTTCCAGGCCGCGTACGGGGCTGCGGTGCAGACCGTGCGGGTGGTGGCCAGCGAGGAGacgaggaagaggaggaactgggtCTTTGTGGCTGGTGGGTGACCAAGCGACGCTGCCCCGAGTGCGGCACCAAAACCAGGCTGTGCCGGCACGGCAGCTGCCCCACGGGCACAGCTCCACCGGCACCAGCCCCTGGTTGGGGGGTTTGGATAAAGTCCCCCCAGCTCTGGGCGGGATGGATGGGGGGATGGACGGATCCTGACGCGCCTCGGGGGCTCCCACGGCTCCGCTGCTCCCCAGGGGTGGATGATGCCGAGTCCGAGTGTGGCCTGGACCAAGGAGTGGCCTTCGACTGGGTGATCACCAACGACGGGGACGCGGTGTCCCTGgaccagcagctggagatgctCCTGCGGTCCCTTCGCGGCCAGTTATAGCCCGGTGACCCCCTGCCGCTGCTTGGGGACTGTATATCCCCCCACGACCCTACGTCACCCCCCCTCTGCCTCATGCtggccccccctccccggcaaATAAAGCTCCAACGTGGGAAacctctgccagccctgtcTGCGTCTCGTTTCCTTGGGAGGGGGACATGGGTGacacccccccctcccgccctgTGGGCTTCCCAGCTTTGGTGGGGGCAGAAGGGTGGTTTAATTCCCCCTGCCCGGGCAGGGGTCACCAGCTGGGTGTATTTTAATAGGCTTTCAGCGGTCAATTCCCTATGGATTATCTGCTTCCCAAGCAGACGACTCCTGCTTTAATACCTGCTTCTCTCCCCCCCCcacagctggggacagctgggggggggtcctggggggctgcagggttgAGGAGGGGGATTAGCATCCTCTCCCCACACCCCACTCGCTGTGGCAGCCACCCCGCTGGTCCAGCCTCACCCTTGGGGACAtccctgggggaagggggaacacacacacacacacacacacacacacacacacacgcggggggggggggggggggcgcgacCCCCTCCCTCTCCAGATGCTGCCGTAATCTCCAGCATCCTTAAGGGGATTAGGGGGTTGATCCGGGGGGATGCTGAGGGTTACCGGTGGGTGGAATCTTTTGGGAGGGGGTGGatggggggtgtgtggaagCCTTGTAGGGTCGTTCGGGACTTGTAGTCTACCGGGGGGCACCGGCGCCGACCGGCGCCGGTGCCCCCCGGTAGACTACAAGTCCCGAACGACCCCGCAAAGCTGCAAAAaccgggggcgcggggggtggggggggcgaAGCGGGGATGATGTCAGCCTGCGGGGAGCCCCGGCGTGGCCAatggcgcggcggggccgggccagcggcggcggcgggggcggcggcggcggcggcggtggcggcggcggcggcggcggcggcggcggcggcggtggtggcggcggcggcggggagcgctcGGCGCCCATTCATGATCCAGCGTACGGGGCCGGTGGCCGGGAAAGCGGAGCCGGTGCCCGGTGAAACGGCACCGGTGCCGCCGGTATGGAGACATCGGGGCATCTCCACGATTCGGGCGTGGGGGACCTGGAGGAGGATGGTCGGTGTCCGTGTCCGTTACCGGGGGATGAACGGGCAGCAGCGGCTCCCGCCGCTTTGCCGCCGCTTCAGCACAGCCTGTTGCACTCCTCGCCCGGGTCGTTACGggcccctcctcctcctcccgccgcccccgccgccctccACCCTTCCTCCCGCCACGGCAGCCAGCTCAACCTCGGCGACCACCCGacggggcccgggggggggcagcggcaAACACCGGCAGCCCAGCCCGCTGGTCCACCGGCGGGACAGCAACCCCTTCACCGAGATCGCCATGAGCTCCTGCAAGTACAGCGGGGGGGTGATGAAGCCCCTCAGCCGCCTCAGCGCATCCCGCAGGAACCTCATCGAGGCCGAACCGGAGGCTCAACCGTTGCAGCTCTTCGGGGCCGGTGGACCCCCGGAGATCGTCGTCTCCCGCGAGGACAACCACGCGCCCCCCGCCCACCGGCCCgctcgcccgcccgcccggccgcccccccgccgccttcGCCAAGGGGCCCAAGCGCAAAGCGCAGAACATCGGGTACCGGCTGGGGCACCGCCGGGCGCTTTTCGAGAAGCGCAAGCGCCTCAGCGACTACGCGCTCATCTTCGGCATGTTTGGCATCGTCGTCATGGTCATTGAGACCGAGCTGTCCTGGGGGCTCTACTCCAAGGTAGGGACCAAGTGGGTGGGCGCGGGGCTGGTGGCGCTGGACGGTGCCCGGTGGGGTGAGCGTGGAGACGGTCGCCCCATCTAGGGTTGGCCGGGGACCAATGGTGGGGCCAGGGACCAACGGGGTGACCCGTGGGGACACCGCGGCCGCAGGTGTCAGACAGGGAGagcgctgggctgggggcacccaggGCCATGGGGCGGacggtgggtgctggggtgggtgctgcaCTGGGTCCCGGCGGAGCTGCCCCACGCGCGACCCACCGGGGTCTGCGGTGCCCAGCACCGGCccggggctgggtgctgctcgAGGCACCATGCCCTCGGTGGTGCGTGGTGCAGCGGaggcccccctcccccccccctcctcctcctcctcctcctccacacccctttcttccattttcttttttttttttttgcaggacggtgtcttttatttataattccccccccccccccacgccccttccagctcctgctcccggGCTGCACTGGTTGGCAGCGATATGAATAACTCTTTGTATAGACATCTGTCATGTTATTTATACCTATCCAGAGAGGGGAAGGCATCGGCACCCGCGCCGGCAGGGCGGGCATGGCACCCATGGGCGTCAGCGGGACAGTGCTGccgagggggctgggggcggccggTGGGGGTCCCCACGCTCCGGTGCCGCcggcagaggggaaggagcggggtgggaaggggctTCTTGCCGCaggtggtggggagggcagcgggggtggaggaggctgcagagctggagcaggtggagggagggagagagggacgCGGCTGGGGGTCCCGTGGGCGTGGGGGACCCCTCTGTCTCGCCATGGAGGTGCCCGGCTGGTGGCAGGGGGCTCCTGAGCCCCAGCTGCTCGCAGCTGCCGGCGTTGGCAGGAGCGTGGGGGCTGCCGGCAGCGGTTCGCTCCGCAGCCGAGGCAGGGGGATGCCTCgcatccctgcctccccccacgAGGGAGGGGGACGCTTCACTGCCGGAGCCTTTTCCTGGTGGATCCCGCTTGGCTTTGGCAGGAACAAGGCCGAGCCGCCAGCCCCCACCTGTGCCCGCTACCTGTTGCGCCGCGGCCGCCTCGCCGCTGGCTGGGCCTGcgtgcctggtgctggggctgccggctgccctCGCCGGGTGCT
Encoded here:
- the PMVK gene encoding phosphomevalonate kinase isoform X1, yielding MAAPRAVLLLSGKRKSGKDFVAEELRSRLGPDICTILRLSGPLKEQYAKEHGLDFQRLLDASAYKELYRQDMIRWGEERRHADPGFFCRMAVAGAAQPVWVVSDTRRLSDVEWFQAAYGAAVQTVRVVASEETRKRRNWVFVAGVDDAESECGLDQGVAFDWVITNDGDAVSLDQQLEMLLRSLRGQL
- the PMVK gene encoding phosphomevalonate kinase isoform X2, whose amino-acid sequence is MIRWGEERRHADPGFFCRMAVAGAAQPVWVVSDTRRLSDVEWFQAAYGAAVQTVRVVASEETRKRRNWVFVAGVDDAESECGLDQGVAFDWVITNDGDAVSLDQQLEMLLRSLRGQL